aaggtattaaatgcagatttgtaaattcaagactttttagaccccgtgggaaccctgataAAGACACCTTCCGTCCACATTTGAGTTAACAGGCTCCTCTACTTGGGTGCTTATTCAGAGTCTGAGGAACCCGGTGAGCTGAATAGCACTGCTGCTCTGTTAGATGTTACTGCCTATGATACTCAATTTGTTTAATTCACCTCTGAAATAAACTCTAATGTGTTTGACATTACAGCAATTGTCTGAGAAATCTTTTCTGCTACCACAGCTTTCATATCTGGAAAAGCCCCATCAATGCTGGAAGGTATACACaggtttttgaacattttctctGATCAGATGATGCTTTATCCAGGAAGACTTTGCATATTACAGCAACACCATTCTAAAACATTTAGTTTGAGCTTTGCAAATCATTTGTATGCtgtatttattaacattttacatAGCATCCCAACTTCCTAGAATCAAAGTTGGTTTCTGTTAATGTGTAATTTGAGTAAAACGCTGTGCTGAATTTCTCTAAGGGAATAAATATTGTCTGTGATTGAATCCTGGTACATGCATGCAGTGAAATCTACAGGgcgtcccataagtctccatacataggagacataatacattccatacatatatggttctaacatgtatttctttatatttcagataacccaaagaatgcatttgaataaagagcaatgaattgaaatcatcctgatggccggttcagcaagcagtcgtatggttgcacgcgcatttaacagaaaacatgggacgagtgtCACACatgacactgtggcaaaacttattgtcaagttaaaaaaaacaggaagtgttttggatcaatttgttcccgacaaaatggcagtcatatagagcatattatataaataaaaatggtttatgtcaagaaacgtttatttttcctatgtatggagacttatgggacactgtACATTTAATCTTATGACTGAAACATACAAATACCTACACTGAgcacaacaataaataaacatggGCAAATTTAAAAACAGACAACACCTTTATTTTCAATGGACATTTAAAATCTTATAAAACAGCACAGTAAATAGTCTACCAAAGCTTCTTTAATAGTCACAGTCATCACAAAGCCACAAGCTTTCAATATAATACTGTAGTCATTCTATAAACTAGTATTGCAGAAGTCTGTTATTGTGTGAAATTAACAACTGACATCTGTCTGACATCGAATTGTCACACACATAACATGATGAACTGAGGAGAACACTGCAGGGCACAGCAGCTACAGCATCATATAACATTCACAGGCCTCTGAAACAGAGAAACCCAGAGCCGACAGACGCCCAGGGCTAACCATGTAGTGTTTTGGTTGGTATGAAAGAACTAACATTTAAAGGAAATGAACAGTGTTTTTTTGGAGTTATAGCAcattttcaattcaatttcaataCTGGATGTGTTACTGTCTACATCTACTTTCACCCTCCACGGTCAGATCTATTATTTCAAAATAGGTGccatgttaaattttttttttcctttttttgtcatttttaacaaagaaaatcaaatgaaaataaatccCAGGTCAGATCATCCTTATTGGCACAACCTTAacggttcagtgtgtaatatttagtgatatctacCTGTTGCAGATTGCACCACTCTGCCCTCACTTCTCCCTGAtctcaaaaaaacatgaaatatcccTCGTCTGAGCCCGTGATGTGTTCAATGTGAGCTTCAGTTAAGAGGATCAGTTTGTGATGCGCACGCTGTAAGGGATGGTAATGGGCTTAACCTTGGATGCCACCTGtcattaaactgaaaaaaagaagaaaataagttCTGTTTCGAGTCGCTGCAGAAACATGAGGGAATCCACTCCCTCTGTCATACAAACAGCTCATTCTATGGATATGAAAACCTTTAacctcctaaatcttacacactggaacTTTAAATCAAGAGAAAACACAGCTATTATTCTTTAACTGACCAGGCTGCACTATTTTTCTTATATGACTGCCATAAAAGAAATCAATCTCAATGCAAGAATCTTTAGATTTACCTATCTGAAAATAGGACTGCAGTACAGTTTCTGTTTGTTGTTGACCTAAAAATATTCAGCTACCAATTTAAGCATCAACAATCCCCATGTAATTATAAAAACAGAGGTTTCAGTGATAATACAGTTCACAGGCAAAGGCTCATGAGGCACGGAGCGCTCTCATTAAGCTGCCACTGGGGTTAACTTGGGGATCTGGAAATTAATAACAAAAAATGGCACCGAGCGTTCCAATCTCTTCAGAGCAGTTGCACGTTGAATGGCAGTGACAAAGGCATGTGGGAAAAGGGCAGAAGGTGGAAAATAGTGAGTATATGTTGTATTCAGTAGCACCAGGAGAAAGACTGTGAGGGTGTATTTCAGTGTCAGAGGGTCTGCACTATGACGGGGTACAGCAGGGACATGTGCTCGGCTCCTCGGATCGGCAGCTTGTGTGTGGTGTAGTAGTGGATGACCTCCGGAATGGTGGAGAATGGAGGGCTGTTCTCCCCGAGCACGTACCGGCCGTCTGCAGCCTGAGTGAACTTCATGTGCATGAAGCCTTTGCAGCTCCTGAGAGAGAGGGAGCAGAGGGATGGAATAATGTCAGACAGGGTCATCAAATCAAAATGGAATGGTTAAGTATGTCAGCTTTAACCAGTGAAAGCCTGGATATTTGTTCCATTACAATCATATATCACTGCAAACCCGTGTAACTTTACTTCATAGATACAGCTTTGGTGTAGATGAACTTTTTTGGCGTCCTCTACATGTATAGCTTCAGAGCATCTTTTAATTAAAATATTACGAAAAACATAACAGATGTCGTAAATTACATGTTAAAAAGGAAAAGGGgatgaaaatataagaaaaaggaaaaagtgaaCAACCGACATAAGCCTGGAGAACTTACATTACATAGGAGTTAACatataccatttatttatttattttgcacatacataacattaaaggtgtgggagacttttgtgaccaatttttcattaaatctgtcaaacctcagtcatatcctataacctaagtatcacgaatctgtaagtctgtctgtcaaaaaaattccgaagatgcccgagttccctcccggctctgaatgtaaacacacgggtttgttcatggtggatggcacttcgaaattgttcaccgtaatgcaagagattcaggtgagtaatcacagaaagacttagagatttgtgatactgaggatatgactgaggttcgacagatttgatgaaaaatacgtcacgaaagtctcccgcacctttaatcaaagatataataaaacagtaaaggtgcagggagaggcagaaagcctaaaatgGCTTGCAAAGTAATTTAAATAGAAGAAaaatttgcaaaacaaaaaagtaaGGTAAAGTAATTTAGagtaggaaaagaaaaaaaaaaaacacaagaacttATTCTCTGTGTTCTAAAAATTGCATCAAGTGACCCAGCAatccatttttgtcctctgtaggggacaagagtttcacagcttaaaaaacaaaacaaagaaacaaaaaaacactgtccactgcacaggacactccataaaaaaaataattttaaaataattttaaaatgtatctgaaaaactgttgcaccatgctgtttccaatcaaggcaagtaattaatgtaaaaacaacaacaacaaaaaagcctaaataaataaataaaaacttttactttcttgagtctcaggaggacatgaaaCATTTCAGGACCATGAACATGTGTGATTTCTCACTGAATCACTGGTAATCTGCTGCTACATTTTCATTTTCCATGCAGTAAACCTCAATGACCTCCTCCTTCCACTGACCTACTGTGAGGGACACTGTGACTGTGTAGCATTTATGTCACTAGCACAGTTCACTAGGCTAGTGAGTCTATTTCAGTCACTTTACAGCAATACTTTAGCATCTGTCTGGACTACAGCGCTTAGATTCAGTCCATATTAACTTATAAAGTTTGTATAATGTGTTTTTCGCTGATGCTGAGTAATTTATGATTAAGAATTACAGTAAGTCCACATGGAGTGACTCAGATTTACAGACGCTTTAAAGTCTCTTGTGAAAACATTTGTGGTTCATTATAAAACTTCGACAGAATAAATAATGCCAGTCTGGGAAATAAATTGAAACCCTGCAGCTGACTTTTGTCAGTAttgtagagctgcaactgattaatcaactcaaagtgatccaaaaaaatcatccaaccacaattctcctgaatcaaagctttgtttccttcatttctctgctgttaaacattggttccactgttgtgtttcacatgaacgcttattgtgacgcacaaagaagcttcaattcaggaaaactgcaatagaatatctcccttcaatcaattcgagtcgattaatcgaatcgtgaatttttgcattggcttcaagcaccgaGTCGAttcatcggttgcagctctacaataTTGTAATAATTTCAGTCCTAAATGATACAAAAATACAGACTTTCTGGCCACATAACAACAACACAAAGTCATCACACACAGCCTAAGCCTCCAGGAACCAGAGGAAACATGTTATAGTTTGGTTGTAACTCAACTATATTTTATaagatgtgagaaaacagattcaAATTGTTAGGTCACACAGCCAGACAGTATTTAAAACCCTGACTAACATTTCCACAATGCAATCACCCATCTGGCAAAAACATGTCAAGTCATGTtgctgataaaaaacaaaaaaaactagaagcactcggagagcgcagacctccgccaaggctgatcagtggcccccccacccccgatccccaccaaaatttaatcatttcttccttatcccatttccaacaaaccctgaaaatttcatcaaaatctgtccataactttttgagttatgttgcacactaacagacagacaaacaaacaaaccctggcaaaaacataacctccttggcggaggtaacaaaacaaaacctaaaaCGACAACATACTGTTCTGGGAATGGATAGGACTGACCAGCACACCCACACTATTTGAAAGTTCTCACCATTACAAATCCACCAATCATACATAAAGCAGTCTGGGAAATGTCAATTTTCAAACCTATTTCTCACTAAAAAGTAACATTTTTGTCTACACTGTATATAGGCTGTTTCTGACACAGAACTTTAATAAATGACCTACACATTCCTTTATGATATTAAACACTAGACATCTGCACTCATTCCTTAAACTGTACCTACTGAATTTTTTTGATTTGATAGGTTTTCAGTTTGGTACAATCCTAAAAAAACTGCTTTAATCCAGCACCTATTGCACTGAAAGGATTACAGAGTGAGTTGGGGAGAAATTCCCAGCATGCTCCAACAGATGCTTTCATGCTGATTGTTAAAAATACTGTCTAAAAATATAGTTGTAGAGAGgaaggggggtgggtgggtgagggatggaacaaaaaaacccaaaacaaaacatattaaatGACTAGGCAGCgaaagaaagaacagaaataCTGAGCAATTAAAAACAGCCTTGGGACACAAACGTAAAAATGTGAGTCTCACCACGTACAGATGACAACTGTACCTGAACAAGCCAGAACCTGGTTCAGATCATTTTGGACCACTCACAGTATAATGCGGCACACTGGGGTTGAATTCCCCTTTAAGAGGCTGGAAAAATGCGGCTACTGAGCTTTTAGTGTAACTTTACCCCGGTTTTAAGTCTAACTCCAGCCACTTCTGTGATTCTAAAAATCTGCAAAGAGACAGAGTGTGATGGTCAGTGTCAGAATGTACAGGTGTAgatgtgagacaggagtagttcagggacatccggATAACAGAGACCCACGAGACACTCATGCAGAACCATGTGAAgctctgaaagggttagtttTTGCTTTTGTACTGATTTCACAGCCAAAAAAAGGCCAATGAAAAATAAGATCCATTTACATGTGCGCTATATTTACCATGGATATATTTTTTGCTGGAATACAGTTTTTTCACACAAAGACCTGAAGCCCTGAGGTGATCTTAACCTTTCCAGCAGTTCTGCAGCTTGTGTGCGTCACTATGGTGTTTTCATGCAAATTAACTGATCACGTCAGCAATTTTACAAGGCAAAAATCCCTGTCTGTGCCAGAACAGTGGTTCTGAACAGAGCAATGTAATAGCTTCAGTTCCACCGACAAAAAAAGGAATGAGGTTTGACAAAGTCTGAATGGACAGGTGTATTGAATCTGATCTGTGTTAACACTGGTTTTTCTGTACAAATTTTATGATGTAGAGCCATATGGCAACAATACTACAACAGGAAGTGGAAAGATGAGCTGTTTTTACCaacaaaatggagatttttatcTATAGTATGTGTAGATTTTCATATGCATTGTCAACAGCAGTGATGTGTTTCATTACAACTGAGTCATGTGATTCTGCTTGCACCTTAaacaacatgttttagtgttcaCAAAAACATACAGACTCAAgtacagtttttacccacaagaGGTTAAATGTATCCATCCCTCCAGTGACTGAATAACCACCACTCTCAGTCTAATGGACAGTGCAATAATCACAACCCATGCACATTGTTTTTAACTTTGCCTTGTATATAttctttattacctgtatatatccttacatgttgtacatatttctcatctttAGTAGAGAGTTAGCTTCATGCATATTTTAGTAGCAATTAGCAGTATTTTAGTATTATTTGTTAGGGATGTCCCCATCCAATCAAAAGATCGATATCGGCTGCTGATATggtattttttagaagatcgaatcggatttagtcacaagaaTGATCCGGGCCTCATTCTGGGGGGTAAACAAACATCAtgtcccctcaaattaaagttttgaaaggtagggaaaaggaaaatgcactgcacaacagcaggaggcttagaggaattagtgaagtgtCTATATGTttccctttcttttcttctttctgtgCGTACTCATTATGAGGTAAATATGGCAGTGACATGCGaattgggtttttttcaacccgtggggcttttgtggaattattggACCCGACCCAACCTGCCCTGCAAAtacactgacattcttttgacacAGCCCAACCCAACCCGCGAGTCACCCACTGATCCGCGCATCACTGACATATGGGACGGAACACAGCCCCATATAATAACACCTGGACGGACTTGTCCATAGATGCGCTACAGCAatggcaaacatatggcccataggccaaaaccggcctaccaaaggttctaatttggcctgtagtatgaatttggaaagtgcaaaaattatactaaagttattaagagtcaaaggtgtcatagttgttttagttcatgtttcacattcagcccaattgtgatctcaagtaaaataatagcataataacctataaataatcactccaaatttaaataattgttaattcattgtaaaaagttggcATCACACCGCTATCGGCAAAATGAATCctgaaaaaaatcggatcggaagtACAAAAATCCATATCAGGACATCACTactatttgtatatttaatgttttacctctggagtttttgtatattgccaatatttcTCAAAATTTAGTGTGATATTTTCATAGTCTTTTTTGCACTTCAAGTGTTTGCTGCTCAACAGATTTTCATTGCTCCTGTAACAATGACAAGATCTGTccttctattgtattgtattgtatttactATCACTTTAAAGACAGAAGCAGAGAAAGGCTAAACAGCTGTGAATTACCTGAGGGATAGAGAGTAGTCATTCCTGCAGGTCTGGCTGTTCCTCACCAGGTAGGAGTTCTCCTTGCACAGAGTCAGTAACGTCTCAGCTTCAGCACGACTCAGGGTTCCATGATACCATCTTTAGGTGATTAAGAGGAAACATTACAACAACAGAGATCTACTTTGTATCATTCAAGTCATGGTTTGTAGCTTTGTAACTTTTCATCCTCTCTTGAAACGTCTTGCATTGGATTTTGAGATTGTCGATTTGTTGCACTCAAGTTCCAATAATGTTAACAATGACTGTCAGAAACTACTCATGTCATAAAAGCTCAATGAAAAACACTGGAAATAAGAAGGAAATGAAAATAACACCAGCCTATATTAACTGCTGTAATTTCCATCCCAAATTCTTCACAGCAAATATTACAAGAGTCATtgtaataaaaacagaatacagtACAGGGACACAAAATTAGACAAGTACCAGAATGAAATCATGAACAGCTTCCACATACGCAATCCCACAAGTTATTAAATTTGCCACTTTTAACATTTTGTTCGAAATTAGCCTGTAATCGCCTTCTGTGAGACGTCAAGTTGTACAGAAGAATGTGTAATAAAAATTCAAATCAATTCAAATGAGAACTAAAACATCTTGCCATATTTCACTACAGTGCAATAAAAAGAAATGGGAGAAAAATCAAGATCATAAGTATTTGTTCAGACATGAGCTGTATGATGCAATGCTGCTCAATTCTGTAGAGAGTAAAAACTTCAAAATATGCCAGCAGTATGATCCCATTTATGAGTAGAAAATGTACTTCAAAGCAGCATAAACCTCCCACCAGTTCTGAATGCTGCGGCCTGTATGTGTTTATAATGGGAGTGAGAGATATAGATGATGTAAATAGTTGGCTAATGTACAAATTAGATGTGAAAGGTGTTGTGATGAGACACAATGGAAAACACTGGgacagaccccccccaccccacacttTATGTAGCAGTACTGTATAAATGCTACATTTATTTGCACTGTTACAAACAAAAGCAAAGTAAGTCAGTGTtaaagtattcattcattcattttctgaacccgctttatcctcactagggtcactggggtcgcttggagcctatcccagctacttacgggtgaaggcggggttcaccctggacatttcgccagttcatcgtagggctgaacatatagagacaaacaatcactctcacattcacacctatgggcaatttagattaaccaattaacctatcagtgcatgtctttggattgtgggaggaagccggagtacccggagagaacccacgcagacacgaggagaacatgcaaactccacacagaaaggtcccacccccatcgactggtgttggaatcgaacccaggaccttcttgctgtgatgcacaagtgctaaccactgcaccaccgtgtcatccTATATGTTAaagtatattaacccttaaagacccaaatatccacctgtGACCAatcatctactaatcctatcaatatatgtaaataattgaggtaaaatgcagtttgtcatatccCCCCTGTCAGATGACAACATTACATTTAAATTATTTACAAACAGTGATTACTCCAGACTGACCCACATCCACCCCATCCCTTATACTGTGGTGGCCCTAACATTGTGAGGTAAACAGTGAACAGATAATATCATGAACAAAAAGTGATTGGACAAATTAGACAAAATTGGACAGAATTAGGCCGACTATACAGATGGATGCAAGCGAAAGGGTGAGTGGACAgagaaacagataaacagacagtaGACAAACACCAACAGATACAGACAGGCAGATcaacatgtacagttttatagtaTTACTGCTTAAGTAGAGAGGTCTACAGAGAGGACTGTTcggtatgtgtgtatgcatatgcatgtgagtgcgtgtgtggaaggagggaaagagagagaaagagaaggagagagggataGACTTACACTTGTCTCTCCAGTGGCAGAGTGGGGTCCACTCTTTCTCCCAACAGAGGAGGGGTATCGCCAACCAGACGCAGCGTAGCGGAGTCCGTGGTGGTAGAAGTGGTGCCTGTTTTGGCGAGTCTAGTCTGTTCTGTCTGAGCTCGTGAGCGCTCCCTTTCCGCCCCTTCGAACTGAACTAAAGGAATAAAGAGGGATGATGGGAAGCTGAACACCCAACATTACAAGTCCATGACATATTTGTAAGAGAAATTCAAAACCACAATAATCCATTTACCTGCAAGAGCTTTTGAAATGTTGTCTTTCTTCCACTCCCACGGCTGGTCATATTCATCAGCGGGCCTCTCATCATCCTGAGGCAGTCGGCTCTCTCTGCTGTCCACGTCCATCCTCTGGACTGGCTGATGTGTTGGCACAGCAGCTCTATGATGGAGGCGAATCTTCTCCTCATATGGGTTATCGTATAACTGGCTGCCACCTCCGCTCCCAGACCGGTTCGTCATCGCACTGTGCTGTAGTTCTGCAGTCAACAAATGACACATAAATAGCAATAAGGATCAATACATTATTAAATGTATTCACAGAAGTCaaataaattaatattaaaaaaaagcataagttaccaagtttttcctttttttttccaggttaatgGACTCACTAGAtacatttacaaaacaagaaacaaagaaatatatatagaaaaatgTAGTTTCAGAttctcattcattttcatttagtttttttggtCTAGTTTGAAGTCTTAGTTTCTGTAAGTACAACACAGTCATTTTTACGTGGAACTGATGTAGTTTTACTTAAGTTTTTTCTGTAGTTGTAGTCTTAGTTTGTCTTTAAGGTAATACAACAAAAGCATTGATTCAATAGAATTCTATGCATCTTAAAAAACTAGAATGAAAAGATTCACATCAAACACAATTTACAAAAAGGCCCGTTATATGCAAAGACAGTTTTTTCTTGTACACCATGAACTAAAGGGGTTCACTGAGTGTATTCTATGCATCGTAGTCTGTGTGGcattgttaatttttgtttttatttcacattttttcctgTTCACAAAATTACTTCTTACTGGTAGCTTTATTTTAGTCTTTCTTTAACTGTCTTTAGTTTTTCTTTAACTTTAGTTTTTCTTTTAGCTATAACCCTGGGCTGATGTGATAAACATGCTGGAAGACATGGACTAGTAATTTCTCCTGAATTAGAAGAAGTTAAGACACCAAATTTGCACAATACAAAGAAGAAAATCATTACTGCAAGGCCATAAAAACAATAAGTAATGTTCCAGCTGGGCTATTCAAACACCAATGCCTAGAATTACATGTTATTGAATCGTGCTAGAAATGGATGAAAAGTGGCAGGTGCAGCTGGATGTTTCATTTCCATCACTGTCAATTGGATTTGGAGCTGAAAAATACCTATGAGTACTGCAGTGATTTAACCTGGGAATGAGCCCCTTTCACACTGAAGACCAGAGTCAGATGTGTTCATTTGACCAGTGAGCAGCCTGGACTCATATCCACCCAGTCTTAAGTCACCATTCTAATCAATACTGAAGTAAACTTGATGGATCCTGCATTGAACAACCACATTAGTGCAAGGTGGTCATATTATTCTCTACTCTGCTTTTGTGATTCATGCTTTTGTGACCCATTTACATCAGAACCACGTAAAGCTTGGTAATGACAGGCTGGATAAAGCAGACTAAAACCTCTCTGAGAAGATCCAAGGCTCAGATCAGAGAGTTGTTTTGAAGAGGAGAACAGTGCCACAGCTGTGTCTCTCCACCTGCTCTTCATAACACCCCACTGTCACCACATATGAAGGCTGACAGAAACAATCTGAAAACACCAGCTGAAATTGCAAAGTACATGCAAGTAATTATCAATAGAATGATTCTGTGATAAGAATATTGTAGTGTTCAAGATTACAAATGTGCATCTTGATGAATATGGTTAAAGTGCAAAGTACACTACAACATAGTGATATTATAGGAAATATGGTTCATCCCTACAGTGAGGCATATGATCAGTGTGCGCAGTATGTACGAAAGATAGGAGGAATTGACACTCTGATGTACTCACATTTGATGAATCACCACAAAAGTTAAAGATGCGAGTGTCCAAATGTAAACACATGCATCAGATACAAGTTGGAATGAAACTGAGATGCAATGTCTCCAGCATTTTTGCATCATTCATAAAACAGCTTTACATAAAAGCATCAGTAGAAGCCCTAAGCCTTTGTTATTTATAAACGCAATCAATAATTTGTGAGCAGCTATTGAATATTTACCAGCAGATTGATTCGCCCTCTCTAAACTGTTTCTCCAAAGAGTCTCTCATCCCTGCTGTTGTTAGTGAATATTTCTCACAAAGCCTCTCAGCCATGTCtcgtgtgttaaaaaaaaaaacctttaggcTGCGAACCAAGTCTTAGCTGTGTAAAAAAAGGTGTTAGTGGTTGTAAGAGGTTTAAGGTGAGCTCCAGGTCTGGAGTGAGCTGATCTTTGTCTGAGACTTATTCGAGGAAAAATCAGGAAAAGGCTCCAATGGTTAAAAGaataagttaaaattttttagtcAATTTATAATTTACTGTCCTCTTTAGAACCAAAAAATTAACTATCTGCTGAAGGGAATCATTTTCTTTCTGCATTAGGAGGTGGTCTTGTATCACATTGGCGGTTGGTTTATATGCATCTTTAATATATATCATCACTTGCAATGCATCGAAATACataaagttgcagaaaaaattattagaccacccttgttttcttcaatttcttgttcattttaatgcctggtacaactaaaggtacatttgtttggacaaatataatgataacaaaaatagctcataagagtttaatttcagagctgatatctatccattttccatgtttttcttgataataaccaaaatcacttcagttcttccatcaatagctatggcattgtactgccaaaaacagtgcttttagacattccgtgttgtcttttctgcctgttttagccacatgatacacacaggagtaagtacttgattgcataaccattgtttttgatgacttttgatggtataataattttttccgcaactttaTCACATCTGCCTCTTTGATGGACACACACATATCCAGTGCACAGTTCTGATACTATTGAAGACTAGAGGGGAATTTACCCAACAactgactaataataataataataataataatgatatataataatacaataatagttATTATAAACCTGAAATGATCCGTTGGGCCTCAAATGGCTCCATGTAGCTGCAGCACTCTGgtggtgcaggcttgggctcccAGTTTGGTCTAGCTCTGGGGTCTGGCCTGGCATCAAATGGGTCAGAGTAGTCTGTCTCAGTGTCTGATGCTGCTGGTGCAGAAGGAACCACCTTGAGATGGAAAAGAAACACAGAATATATGGGGCAACATGATGAACTATGTTGCAGAGCTTAAAATATTTCACTCCATGTACATAAAACTGTGAAAAAGTGAGTGGGGAAAGATGCTTACAGGTTCTTCTTGAACAGTCACAGGACTCAAGGGGATTTTACAACGACCAAACTCCTGAGAGTCCACTTTGATTAGTCTGTGTTTAGGAGATACCACCTTTACCTGAAATGTAGCACACATAAACATGACACTTTCACTAGTGATTCAATGATCAAAGCAGTTATCGGTCACAACATGTGTGTGCCCAAAGGGTGTCATGCATGAATGTAGAAGGATGTCACACCTCCACGCCATTAGGCAGCACTGAACCGAAAGCAGGGAATGAGGGAAGGCTCACTGTTGCACTACAGGGGCTGAAACCACCATTCTGATGCTCCTTATCAGAGTTCTGGTATGGATCCTCAAAGTCCAGCTCCTTCTGAGCCCTATATGCTCTCAAAATTTCAC
This portion of the Sphaeramia orbicularis chromosome 22, fSphaOr1.1, whole genome shotgun sequence genome encodes:
- the shda gene encoding src homology 2 domain containing transforming protein D, a; its protein translation is MAKWLKDYLNFGSRRDPPQPPRPDYTESEILRAYRAQKELDFEDPYQNSDKEHQNGGFSPCSATVSLPSFPAFGSVLPNGVEVKVVSPKHRLIKVDSQEFGRCKIPLSPVTVQEEPVVPSAPAASDTETDYSDPFDARPDPRARPNWEPKPAPPECCSYMEPFEAQRIISELQHSAMTNRSGSGGGSQLYDNPYEEKIRLHHRAAVPTHQPVQRMDVDSRESRLPQDDERPADEYDQPWEWKKDNISKALAVQFEGAERERSRAQTEQTRLAKTGTTSTTTDSATLRLVGDTPPLLGERVDPTLPLERQVWYHGTLSRAEAETLLTLCKENSYLVRNSQTCRNDYSLSLRSCKGFMHMKFTQAADGRYVLGENSPPFSTIPEVIHYYTTHKLPIRGAEHMSLLYPVIVQTL